One region of Salvia miltiorrhiza cultivar Shanhuang (shh) chromosome 3, IMPLAD_Smil_shh, whole genome shotgun sequence genomic DNA includes:
- the LOC131014997 gene encoding DDB1- and CUL4-associated factor homolog 1 isoform X2: MEAPTDAEPQTQPEPSAPPAAEGAEERQEEDENDVLMAKAQSLIDKITASPENPSPNVLHALATILETQESSYMESADQSSTSNGRSSHNIGRLGNLIRENEEFFELITSKFLAERRYSVSVQAATTRLLFSCSLTWMYPHVFEDDVLANLRGWVMEEIPRSSGDDRHWKHDTGKRKSSDFEMLRTYSTALLAVCLPCGGQLVEDVLTSGISAKLMRYLRVRVLGDTSTNQKDGNPSIDNKSAQTITFPKMKEDGRGRLRIAIEASHVDADTSRISEKDHDRDAALLDDPARDRERSCRQACADECGIDEETPDSMVLEVDGYEAEADGEEKCNIRDYRESKTKPCGRSHREEDAEENVRDDSSRRKTNRGFSRTRGKVRSSEGVSETEQAITSPSSGSRLGQARSVKDRSGARNQDLRRFSDAKKSVGRNDVDPFIPHRDDNDDCFQNCKVGNKDITDLVKKAVRAAEAEARAANAPAIAIWAAGDDAAEVVKIAALEEYKKTNDEEAAVLAASRAASTVIDAANAVPAPSDSGDSKATDAEFSEDIGEVSIPDNHSLAKLREKFCIQCLVVLGEYVEVLGPVLHEKGVDVSLALLQRSLKHKEASSGTVLLPDILKLICALAAHRKFAALFVDRGGMQRLLAVPRIALTYLGLSSCLFTIGSIQGIMERVCALPSNVIHQIVELALQLLERPQDHQARKNAALFFAAAFVFRAIIDAFDSQDGLQKLLSLLNDAASVRSGVSAGQSSNSGSLRNDRSTADVLTSSEKQIAYHTCSALRQYFRAHLLLLVDSIRPTKNIRSAPRNISRAAYKPLDISNEAMDAVFRQIQKDRKLGPALVRARWPVVDKFLLSNGHTTMLELCQAPPVERYLHDLLQYALGVLHIVTLVPYSRKPIVNATLSNDRVGIAVILDAANGAGYVEPEIVEPALNLLINLVCPPPSISNKPSSIMQGHQAYSNQTGNGSAVESRDKNAERNITERAVNVPVQNEPRERNGEPASVDRGGSVAPSSSSSINNTLSQASSSTVASGLVGDRRISLGAGAGCAGLAAQLEQGYRQARESVRANNGIKVLLQLLQPRMVTSPAALDCLRALTCRVLLGLARDDTIAHILTKLQVGKKLSELIRDSGGQSAGGEQNRWQAELAQVTFELIGVVTNSGRASTLAASDAATPTLRRIERAAIAAATPISYHSRELLLLMHEHLQASGLAESAATLLKEAKLTPLPSLAAPSSLAHEASGQEASAIQIQWPSARAACGFLSDKSKISLHQEDSSFRSESAYLSSKKKILPSSAAQSHSKVPLKPEDSPVASSSKINFNLEKASVAADGVGTPLLSVPKSGGDADTQVRTPIVLPMKRKLTELKESGLGLSVKRLNTGEQSLRSPCFTTPNTSRRSGLYSDATLFCTPISTPREYQSRDIDENQLTGQASSSQLPNDPQPSGSERLTLDSLVVQYLKHQHRQCSAPITTLPPLSLLQPHVCPEPRRSLDAPSNVTSRLSNREFRSRQGGIHGLRKDRQFVYSRFRPWRSCRDDTSSLLTCIAFLGDSSRIAGGGHTGDLKVFDSNSNIVLDSCTSHQSPLTLLQSHFSDENQLILSSSAMDVRLWDASSVSAGPKHSFDGIKAAKFSNSGGIFAALRSDSPRREILLYDTHTCQLDLTLSDTSTIVSGRGQAYSLVHFSPSDSMVLWNGVLWDRRVSGPIHRFDQFTDYGGGGFHPAGNEVIINSEVWDLRKFRLLRSVPSLDQTTITFNASGDVIYGILRRNLEDVTSTFNTRRVKHPLFSAFRTVDAVNYSDIATIPVDRCVLDFATEPTDSFVGLITMDDQDEMYSSARVYEIGRRKPTDDDSDPDDAESEEDEDDEGDDDSILEGDLDVDGDSDADDMSNDDDDSVSEFDDDEEDDGDFMMDGVDFDGGGILEIVTEGDEDDDSDILESFSSGDEDDL, from the exons ATGGAGGCGCCCACGGATGCTGAGCCTCAAACTCAGCCGGAGCCATCCGCCCCGCCGGCGGCGGAGGGGGCTGAGGAGCGGCAGGAGGAGGATGAGAATGACGTTTTGATGGCCAAGGCACAGTCGTTGATAGATAAGATCACTGCGAGCCCTGAGAACCCTAGCCCCAACGTGCTCCATGCCCTCGCCACCATTCTGGAGACGCAGGAATCCAG CTACATGGAAAGTGCAGATCAGTCTTCGACAAGCAATGGCAGGTCTTCTCATAATATTGGCCGACTTGGAAATCTTATTCgg GAGAACGAAGAATTTTTTGAGTTGATAACTTCAAAATTTCTAGCTGAAAGAAGATATTCAGTATCAGTACAGGCAGCTACGACAAGGCTTCTTTTCAGTTGTTCGCTAACCTGGATG TATCCACATGTATTTGAAGATGATGTCCTAGCTAACTTAAGAGGGTGGGTGATGGAGGAGATTCCGCGCTCGTCTGGTGATGACCGTCATTGGAAGCATGACACGGGGAAAAGAAAATCATCGGATTTTGAAATGTTACGGACATACTCTACTGCTCTTCTTGCTGTATGCTTGCCCTG TGGTGGTCAACTTGTAGAAGATGTCCTAACTTCAGGAATATCAGCTAAGCTAATGCGTTATTTACGAGTTCGGGTTTTAGGAGACACAAGCACAAATCAGAAAGATGGCAATCCATCGATTGACAACAAAAGTGCACAAACCATCACGTTCCCTAAAATGAAAGAGGACGGTAGGGGTAGGTTACGAATAGCGATAGAGGCTTCTCACGTGGATGCAGACACTTCGAGAATAAGTGAGAAGGATCATGATAGAGATGCTGCCCTGTTAGATGACCCTGCTAGGGATCGTGAGAGGAGCTGTAGGCAAGCATGCGCAGATGAATGTGGCATTGATGAGGAAACCCCTGATAGTATGGTTCTTGAGGTTGATGGTTATGAAGCAGAAGCAGATGGTGAAGAAAAGTGCAATATTAGAGATTATCGCGAGTCAAAAACAAAACCTTGTGGAAGATCTCATAGGGAAGAAGATGCTGAAGAAAATGTGAGAGATGACTCTTCCAGACGAAAAACAAATCGTGGATTTTCCAGAACAAGAGGAAAGGTTAGGTCCAGCGAAGGAGTATCCGAGACCGAGCAAGCTATTACCTCCCCAAGTTCTGGAAGTAGGTTAGGGCAGGCACGGAGTGTGAAAGACAGGAGTGGAGCTAGAAATCAGGATCTGAGAAGATTTTCAGATGCTAAAAAGAGTGTAGGAAGGAATGATGTGGATCCTTTTATCCCTCACAGAGACGACAATGATGATTGCTTCCAGAACTGCAAAGTTGGCAACAAAGACATTACAGATTTGGTTAAAAAAGCTGTAAGAGCTGCTGAAGCTGAAGCAAGAGCAGCCAATGCTCCTGCTATAGCCATATGGGCAGCTGGTGATGATGCTGCTGAAGTGGTTAAAATTGCTGCATTGGAG GAATACAAGAAGACCAATGATGAAGAAGCTGCTGTGCTTGCTGCTTCAAGAGCTGCTTCTACTGTCATAGATGCTGCTAATGCAGTTCCTGCTCCGAG TGATTCAGGTGATTCAAAGGCTACAGATGCAGAATTTAGTGAAGATATTGGTGAAGTCTCAATCCCAGACAACCACTCCCTTGCGAAGCTAAGGGAGAAGTTCTGTATCCAGTGTCTTGTAGTTCTGGGGGAGTATGTTGAAGTTCTTGGTCCTGTTCTCCATGAGAAGGGGGTTGATGTCTCTCTTGCATTATTGCAAAGAAGTCTTAAGCACAAAGAGGCATCAAGTGGTACGGTTCTTTTGCCAGATATTTTGAAATTGATCTGTGCCTTGGCTGCTCATCGGAAGTTTGCTGCATTATTTGTGGATCGTGGTGGCATGCAAAGACTGCTTGCTGTTCCAAGAATTGCACTGACATATCTTGGTTTATCATCCTGCTTATTTACAATTGGTTCAATTCAG GGGATAATGGAGCGTGTTTGTGCCCTTCCTTCAAATGTAATCCATCAGATTGTTGAGTTGGCTCTACAACTTCTTGAGCGTCCACAGGATCATCAAGCCCGAAAGAATGCTGCATTGTTCTTTGCTGCTGCTTTTGTCTTCAGAGCCATCATTGATGCATTTGATTCACAGGATGGTTTGCAGAAACTACTCTCTCTTTTGAACGATGCTGCCTCAGTAAGATCTGGGGTTTCTGCTGGGCAGTCAAGTAACTCGGGATCTCTTCGAAATGATCGGTCCACTGCGGATGTATTGACCTCTTCAGAAAAACAGATAGCTTATCACACTTGTAGTGCACTGCGTCAATATTTCAGAGCACATCTCCTTTTGCTTGTGGATTCTATTAGACCTACGAAAAATATTCGGAGTGCACCTAGAAACATTTCTAGGGCAGCATACAAGCCACTGGACATAAGCAATGAGGCAATGGATGCTGTTTTCCGTCAAATACAGAAGGATCGGAAACTGGGCCCTGCACTTGTGAGAGCACGTTGGCCTGTAGTtgataaatttttgttatctaaTGGTCATACCACTATGTTGGAGTTGTGTCAG GCCCCACCAGTAGAACGCTATTTGCATGATTTGCTTCAGTACGCCCTTGGTGTACTGCATATTGTGACTTTGGTACCTTATAGCCGCAAACCTATTGTTAATGCCACTTTAAGCAATGATCGAGTGGGTATAGCTGTCATTTTGGATGCTGCAAACGGTGCTGGTTATGTTGAACCTGAG ATTGTTGAGCCGGCATTGAATCTGTTGATAAATCTTGTTTGCCCTCCTCCATCGATCAGCAACAAACCAAGCTCTATCATGCAAGGCCACCAAGCTTATTCTAACCAAACTGGAAATGGATCTGCTGTGGAGTCCAGGGACAAAAATGCCGAAAGGAACATCACGGAACGAGCAGTCAATGTTCCTGTCCAGAATGAACCAAGGGAACGAAATGGAGAACCTGCTTCCGTGGATAGAGGTGGCTCAGTAGctccatcatcatcatcatctattAATAACACATTGTCACAAGCATCGTCATCTACAGTGGCTTCTGGCCTAGTCGGAGATCGAAGGATATCTTTAGGTGCTGGAGCAGGTTGTGCTGGGCTTGCTGCGCAGCTGGAACAAGGCTATCGGCAAGCCAGAGAATCTGTTCGTGCAAACAATGGTATCAAGGTTCTTCTTCAGCTTCTCCAACCAAGGATGGTAACATCTCCTGCTGCTCTTGATTGTCTTCGTGCTCTGACATGCCGAGTTCTTCTTGGTTTGGCAAGAGATGACACAATTGCTCATATATTAACAAAGCTTCAG GTAGGAAAAAAGCTCTCAGAGCTTATTCGAGATTCTGGGGGCCAATCTGCTGGAGGTGAGCAAAACAGGTGGCAGGCAGAGCTCGCTCAAGTGACTTTTGAGCTGATTGGA GTTGTAACTAATTCTGGGCGTGCGAGTACTTTAGCAGCCAGTGATGCTGCTACCCCAACCTTGCGGCGTATTGAAAGAGCTGCCATTGCTGCTGCTACTCCCATTTCTTACCATTCTAG GGAACTCTTGCTCCTCATGCACGAGCACCTTCAAGCATCTGGTTTAGCAGAAAGTGCAGCTACACTTCTTAAAGAGGCTAAATTGACACCCTTGCCATCATTAGCTGCTCCTTCATCTTTAGCACATGAAGCCTCTGGACAGGAAGCTTCTGCAATACAAATTCAATGGCCATCAGCTCGTGCCGCTTGTGGATTCTTGTCAGATAAATCAAAAATTTCTCTTCATCAGGAAGATTCCAGTTTCAGATCTGAATCAGCTTACTTGTCTTCAAAGAAGAAAATATTGCCATCATCAGCTGCTCAAAGTCACTCAAAAGTTCCATTAAAACCAGAGGATAGTCCAGTAGCGTCAAGTAGcaaaataaatttcaatttgGAAAAAGCTTCTGTAGCTGCAGACGGTGTGGGAACTCCATTATTGTCTGTTCCAAAATCTGGTGGTGATGCGGATACTCAGGTTAGAACCCCAATAGTGTTGCCAATGAAACGCAAATTGACAGAATTGAAAGAAAGTGGGTTGGGCTTATCAGTAAAAAGACTCAACACTGGTGAGCAATCACTTAGATCTCCTTGTTTCACCACACCTAATACTTCTCGCAGAAGTGGTCTGTATTCAGATGCAACTCTGTTCTGCACACCAATATCTACTCCGAGGGAGTATCAGAGTCGGGATATTGATGAAAATCAGTTGACTGGTCAGGCTTCTTCCTCCCAACTGCCCAATGATCCACAACCTTCTGGCTCTGAACGGCTTACCTTGGATTCTCTCGTTGTCCAGTACTTAAAGCACCAACATCGTCAATGTTCTGCACCAATTACAACTTTACCTCCTCTTTCACTCTTGCAACCTCATGTTTGTCCAGAACCAAGAAGAAGTCTTGATGCTCCATCAAATGTCACATCTCGTCTTAGCAACCGTGAATTTAGAAGTAGACAGGGGGGAATTCATGGGCTTCGAAAGGATCGCCAGTTTGTTTATAGTAGATTCAGACCATGGCGAAGTTGCCGCGATGACACTAGTTCACTTTTAACGTGCATTGCATTCCTAGGAGATTCTTCTCGGATTGCTGGTGGTGGGCATACCGGGGATCTGAAAGTGTTCGACTCTAACAGCAACATTGTATTAGACAGTTGTACAAGTCATCAGTCTCCTCTTACACTTCTGCAGTCTCATTTCTCTGACGAAAATCAACTTATACTTTCTTCAAGTGCAATGGATGTCCGCCTGTGGGATGCATCTTCAGTTTCTGCTGGTCCCAAGCACTCATTTGATGGAATCAAAGCTGCCAAATTCAGTAATTCTGGTGGAATTTTTGCAGCACTACGATCAGATTCACCACGTCGGGAGATTCTTCTGTATGATACTCACACGTGTCAGTTGGACTTAACGCTGTCGGATACATCTACCATCGTTTCTGGTCGTGGGCAGGCATATTCTCTGGTTCATTTTAGCCCGTCCGACTCTATGGTACTTTGGAATGGAGTTTTGTGGGATCGAAGGGTCTCGGGTCCAATTCATCGCTTTGATCAATTTACTGAttacggcggcggcggctttcATCCTGCTGGGAATGAG GTGATTATAAACTCTGAGGTTTGGGATCTTCGCAAGTTTAGGCTGCTTCGGAGTGTTCCATCGTTGGACCAGACAACGATAACATTTAATGCTAGTGGTGATGTTATCTACGGCATTCTGAGGAGAAATCTGGAGGATGTCACATCAACTTTCAACACTCGTCGCGTGAAGCACCCTCTCTTCTCTGCTTTCCGCACTGTGGACGCCGTGAACTATTCCGACATTGCCACGATCCCCGTGGACCGCTGTGTGCTCGACTTTGCAACCGAACCGACTGATTCATTCGTGGGTCTAATCACAATGGACGACCAGGACGAGATGTACTCCTCCGCGAGGGTGTATGAGATCGGAAGGCGCAAGCCGACGGACGACGACTCCGATCCTGACGACGCGGAGAGTGAGGAGGATGAGGACGACGAAGGTGATGACGATTCAATCTTGGAAGGGGATCTGGATGTGGATGGTGATAGCGATGCTGATGATATGAGCAATGACGACGACGACAGTGTGAGCGAGTTCGATGACGACGAGGAAGATGATGGGGATTTCATGATGGATGGTGTCGATTTCGATGGCGGTGGGATTCTGGAGATTGTGACGGAAGGCGACGAAGACGACGACAGCGACATTCTTGAATCTTTTAGCAGCGGGGATGAGGATGATTTGTAA